The Filimonas lacunae genomic sequence ATAACACCATCTGCAACAACTTCTTTTTCCAATTCTCATAACTACCTGTCATATCTTCAAAAGTGGGTTTATACACTTTATCCGGCACAACACCTCTATTACCATCACGGCCATGGGTGCTGAACTCCTGATAAACAATGGAAGTATGCGTGGCTATTTTAGAATAAGGCAATGTAAGATCCAGCCCCAGCACAGTGCCTCCGCCAAGGAAAGAACCTGCGGTTTCCTGTCCTATAATAACAGCACGGTTATTAGATTGCGCCACTGCAGCAAAAGTGGAAGCTGCGGAAGAGGTTACCCCATTTACCAGCACATATACTTTACCATGATAGCCGTTAGGCTTAGGTTGCATCACCTCTAATTCCCGGGCATATTCACTGATGCGCGCATAGCTTCTACCATTTTTCAACGGTTCAATATAGGCATACTTGTTTTTCCTGATCTCATCAGGCACATTGCTGGATGCCAGCACCGAATCTGCATCTGTGATCAAGTATTCTGCATCCATAAAACGGGTAGGCGTATCTATCAGGTAGCTCATTGCATAGGCCGACAATTCTTCTTCTCCCCCACCATTCCAGCCAAGGTCAATGATAAGATGCTCTATTTGGTTTTCACGGATGGTTTTGAAATAACCATCCATAGCCCTTTTAAAATCATGCTTATCGGCACTGAATGTTCTGATAACAAGCAAGGCGGTCTTTGGCTGTAATATTTCTAACCGCCAGTCTTTGCTGTTCAATGCTTTCGCCCGCTTCTCTGCATCCCATATCACTTTGTTCGCCGGGTTTTTAAGCGCTATATTGCTGAACTCATCGATAGAAAGATGATCGGTAAACTGTC encodes the following:
- a CDS encoding S41 family peptidase; this translates as MRTIALFTSLLLFAHSITQAQAFSLSSLLEPAGMKGDFRYLRTRVEQTYPALYVHQSRERMQWIFDSLENTLQQPLPFGEFYKKIAFLIAELRCEHTYCSTGAGYNQLVKQFAFLPLQLFLAGDKPFVMVNFSADTTIFPGDEIISINGRSVDSICRELYRYMPSDGFMEVSKTYALSSMAFGIAYNMFIEQPRSYTVVVKNKKGKLLQRQFTDHLSIDEFSNIALKNPANKVIWDAEKRAKALNSKDWRLEILQPKTALLVIRTFSADKHDFKRAMDGYFKTIRENQIEHLIIDLGWNGGGEEELSAYAMSYLIDTPTRFMDAEYLITDADSVLASSNVPDEIRKNKYAYIEPLKNGRSYARISEYARELEVMQPKPNGYHGKVYVLVNGVTSSAASTFAAVAQSNNRAVIIGQETAGSFLGGGTVLGLDLTLPYSKIATHTSIVYQEFSTHGRDGNRGVVPDKVYKPTFEDMTGSYENWKKKLLQMVL